Sequence from the Flavobacterium sp. TR2 genome:
GATGCACCATCTTTTTTGCTGTGAGCGAATCAGGAAGGCTGGTCATTGTTTTATCAAAATTCCAAAGGCTTTTGTCGATGCTTCCGTAGGAAATATCAAATGCACCTTGTGTAATTCTAGAAATCCCTATCGATCTTTCGATAAGATTAAAAACTTCCAGATCTACTTTGACAGGTTTGATTCCAGCATTTTGATTGATCAGATTGGTCTGGCTGTCTTCTTTGTAAGTAGTCAGAAGTTTTTCAATCCGCTTGATTTCTTCAATGGCCAGGTTGATATTCTCATTTCCTGTTTTCTCATTATGGGCGACAACCGTAATGGTAAAGCTGTTGCCCATGAGTTTTAGGGACTCGGAATATTTTTGATTTTCAGATATGTTATTTTCGGCTCTCACAGATCGCTTTTATTTCGGCTGTCCACTCATCAGGAGTCTTTTCTGGTTTTCCATGCCAGGTTTTGATTTCTTTGCCATCCGCGTCCAGAAGAAGCGTAAGAGGAAAACTTCCTTCCTTATTATAAATTTCTGCTAAATCCTCGTTTCGCTTTACTTGCTCCGGAGTTCCAATATTTTTCTTTTTTCTGGGAAAATCAGCATTGACCAATACTAAATTTTCATTTGCCATAGCAGTAAAAACTGCGCTTTCCAGATAGTCCCTTCTCGTCAAGATACAAGGCCCGCACCAGTCAGAACCCGAGAAATTCAAGAGGATTAATTTGTGTTTTTCTTTTGCAGTTTTTTTTGCATTATTAAAGTCAGGTTCCCAGTTTATGGAAAGCGTCATTGTCAGTGCAAGGAATATAGTTATCAGTTTCATCTTTTTCTTTTTTTTGTATATACGAAATAACGAAAAGCATGGTTTGTTATTTTTGCGGCTCGCTTAAGATTGGATTAATATTTTTAAGCGGTTACAAGCCCTGTTTTCTTGTTTCAGGCAGTCTGGACTCCAAAAATATATCCGACCAGGGCTGAGGCAGCCATAGCAAAAGTACCCCAGATGCAGATCCGAAGGACTGATTTAAGGATATTTGAGCCTCCCGCCTTAGCGGCAAGAATCCCTGAGAAAGCCAGAAAAAGAATGGAAAAGGCATATTGGCAGAAAATCATGTCTTTAATGGGGGCAAAAATTGCTACCAGCAGGGGAAGAAAACCTCCAATAATAAAAGATACCGCCGATGCAAACGCAGCTGCCAGAGGATTGGCCTGCGTGATTTCGTTGATCCCCAATTCATCCCTTGCATGTGCTTCAAGGGCGTCATGAGCCATCAATTCAGAGGCCACCTGCCTAGCCAGTTCTTCATTCAGCCCCCTTCGTATATA
This genomic interval carries:
- a CDS encoding VIT family protein, with the protein product MESEVHYINRSGWLRAAVLGANDGILSTTSLTIGVAAASTAREPVLLAAVAGLVAGALSMAAGEYVSVSSQSDVESADLEREKLALQNMPQEELEELAEIYIRRGLNEELARQVASELMAHDALEAHARDELGINEITQANPLAAAFASAVSFIIGGFLPLLVAIFAPIKDMIFCQYAFSILFLAFSGILAAKAGGSNILKSVLRICIWGTFAMAASALVGYIFGVQTA
- a CDS encoding thioredoxin family protein, producing the protein MKLITIFLALTMTLSINWEPDFNNAKKTAKEKHKLILLNFSGSDWCGPCILTRRDYLESAVFTAMANENLVLVNADFPRKKKNIGTPEQVKRNEDLAEIYNKEGSFPLTLLLDADGKEIKTWHGKPEKTPDEWTAEIKAICESRK